A window of Companilactobacillus allii genomic DNA:
ATTCTTTTCCATAAATACTAATGCTATTAATAGGAAGACAATGAATGAAACAAAGATCCATCTCCATGAAGCTACACCTAAGATAATACCGGAGATTGTTGGTCCGATAGCTGGTGCAAACATGATAACAAGTGCTGCAGCACCAAGAGCGGCACCTAGCTTGTTAGGTGGGAAAATTCTCATAGCAATTGAGAACATTAATGGCAAAATCAACCCTGTAGCGATACCTTGGATCATACGGCCAATTAATAAAATAGCGAAACTTGGTGCAATCGCTGCAATAATTGATCCGATAATGAAGTCAAGTATTCCGAAACGAACTAATCCCCTAGTTGAGAAATGTTTAGTTAATAAACTTGAAAGTGGTAGGACGATGGCAATGACAAGCATATAGCCTGTAACTAACCATTGTGCTGTACCAGTTTCGATAGAAAAAGCTTTCATAATAGATGGAAGAGCAATATTTAATGATGTTTCACTAAACATTCCTACGAATCCACCGATCAAAACACCCATTAAAGCCAAATATGGATGCTCTGGTTTTGTATTGATTTGAGATTTACTCATAGTTACCTCCGTTTTTGTTGCAACAGTGGATTAATATACCAGAAAAAAAAAGTTTTCGTAAGTTTTTTCTGAAAATTTTTTTATTTGTTTACAAAAATTGGCATAATTTCGTTGTATATAGAGGTAGGAATGCGGTTTCTTGTTATGAAAAAAATATCGATTGAGAAAATTTTGATTTCTCAACCGATATTTTTTTAATAAGCCTTATCTATTAATGGAACGAGCCATTCTTTGAATAGCATGACGTTCACCACGAATAGCTTTACTTAGTGCATAGATATTATCAATTGGTGATTGAATTCCCCATGCAGCGTCTCCGATATGTTGAATATCAACACCAATAATCTTATTTCTAATGGCGATATTCTCGATATAGCTTGCACCAGAACCTTCTTGACTAGTACCGATTGTACTCATTACCAGAGCATTTTTGCTATGAGCTAATTTAACGATTTCTTTCAACTCTGCATCATCTAACTCTGGAACTGTACCAACTGCAGGAACCAAAATAACATCAGCACCAGCTTCCAAGAAGCTTTCAGTTGCCTCTTTACTTACGACTGGCTCATTAACACCGGCACCATGCATCTTACCAGCGATGACTAGGCCTTTGAAATTAGCCTTTGCAACCTTGATATTGGCTGCAATTTGAGCATTTGTCACACCAGTTCCTGGATTACCAGTTAAAACAACAAAGTTGAATCCTAATTTAGCGACCTCTTTAATGGTCTTCTCACTGGCCATTCTGCCTTCAGGAATAATCAATCTATCTTCTGACATATCGGCATTAGGATCAACGGGTTCAAGGTTAACACCAATAGGTCTTCCAACTAATTTTTGCAATTTTTTAATACTTTGTCCATCATGATGTGCTTTAGCTGTTGCTAGAGTGCCTTCACCCTCATATAATCCCAATATCAATGGGTTCAAAACATCTAAGCCGTTTAACAGAATCAAATCTGCACCAAAGGCTGCCGCAATTTCTGAAGTTGTTAATCCATCTAGTGCTTCGTGGCCAACGACGTTTTCGCTTAAAACGACACGACCTTCACTGGCTTTGATACTTTGCTTTAATTCTTGGCCGTTCATTGCTAAGACTTCACTTGTATTTGCACTAATTAATCTTTTTACCATACTTGGTTCTCTCCTTGATTGTTTTTTTCTTAAACTGGTTACAATAACTGATTGTGTTAACTTTATTATCCACTAATTTCATTAAGTTAAAATGCATGTTAAGGCGCTGTTTATTTTTGTTTCCTAAACGAGCTGCGCAAAGCAACTTCCTGTGCTTACTACGATTAACGATTGCGTCAACTTCGTTGCCACTATCATTAACCTAGGTAATGCTCAGAAGTTAACCGCTTTGCTCCGCTCTCTATTTTTGCGCAAAGCAACTTCCTGTGCTTACTACGATTAATAATTGCGTCAACTTCGTTGCCACTATCATTAATCTAGGTAATGCTCAGAAGTTAACCGCTTTGCTCCGCTCTCTCTAGATTTCTCCAGCTTCTTCAAGCTTTTGTTGTTTATTCAATGTGTACATGAATGGGAAGTAGATAATTACATCTAATACGACATTGACTAATTGTAATACTGAACCTGTCCAACTATTTGTTGCTAAAAATCCAGAAATAACTGGAGGCATTGTCCAAGGTACAACGGCTCCTATTGGTAATGGAACGATTCCTGTCTTCATGGCAAAATATGTTGTGATTGCATTGACGATTGGAGCTAATACGAAGGCGATTACTAGTGTTGTATTCAAAACAACTGGTAGACCAAACATTGTTGGTTCGTTGATATTGAATAATCCTGGTGTAATTGTCAATGGTGCTAGGATCGTGGCTTGTTTACTGGCTTGGTGTGTAATTACTAAAATACCGATACATAATACCAATCCGATTGTGGCACCGCCACCACCCATATATACAAAGTTATCAATAAATGGTTGTGTAATAATGTGTCCACCATGTGCAAGATCAAGGTTACCAGCCTTGAACAATAGACGGTTGGCATCAGTATTCATCAGCCAAATTGGTTGAATGATTGGATTGATGATGTTCCCACCATGGATACCAACAAACCAGAACAAACTGTTAAGCATAATAGCTACAACTGTCCCGCCTAATGTATCTCCTAATAAACCTAGTGGTTTCGACAAAATATTTAATAATAGTTCATGGGCATTACCGATTCCTGTCCATTCAAGAACTGCATAGATCAAACCGAAAAACATAATAATAACGGCACCTGGAATTAAGGCGCTGAATGACTTAGAAACGGCCGGTGGAACTGTTTCCGGCATCTTAATTTGAATATCGTGATTAATAAACCATTGGAACACATATCCTGTGATCAAACCTATAATAAGTGCGATAAATAAACCTTTACTACCTAAGTATCCATAAGGCATACCTTCTAGCGGAACTTTGTCCCCACTCATAATACTTGGTGTAAGTACGAAGAATGATGAAACAGCAATAACACCAGCTGATTTACCATCAGTCTTATATTGCTCAGCATAACTCGATGCAATACCAAATGCACCAATCACACCTAATAGTCCAAATGAACCATTAGTGATTTTGTTGAACACATCAGCAACAGATACACCATGCGAACTTGTAGCTGCAATCCAATTTGTCCATGCGGTTATTGGTAAACTTCCTAAAATAAGAAATACCGAACCAACAATGATCAGTGGCATTGATAACGCTATACCATCACGAATGGCAATCAGTGGTTTAAATCCACCAATTTTAACAGCAACAGGCATCAATTTTTTCTCAACGAATTCACTGATTCCTGAGTTTTTTTCCTTTGACATAGATCTCACTCCCTCAACTAGTTTTGTAATCGATTACAGCTGAAGTGTAGCATTGCGGTATAGTCCCATTCAAGAAGTAAATATAAATTTATTGATTTTTGATATATTTATAATGCTTACAATCCCGTAATTTGGGTATCGAATTGATATTATTTTTTTTATTAAATTTATTTTCTAATTTATAGTTATCTCACTATTCGTGATTAATTTGAACCATAAAGTGATGAATTGAATTCAGGCAAATAATCTAACATCGAGCAAAACTTTTATTAGAAAATTCTTCACTTTTCTAATGTATCGCTGTATTATTAGAACAATATTAACAATAAGAAAGGCGAACATTATAACTTTCGAGTTTTAATTTGTTCGCTAGAGGCAAAATTATATGGAATATCTCAAATTAATCGGCATTGTAATCATTATATTAGGTTTTGCCCTCCATTTTGATACATTGGCCGTTGTTATTACAGCAGCTTTGGCAACTGGATTGGCATCTGGAATGTCAATTACTCACTTGCTTTCATTACTCGGACAAGGATTCATGGACAATAGAATGGTCTCACTTTTCCTAATAACTCTTCCAATGATTGGAGTCGTTGAAAGACATGGCTTAAAGCAAGCTGCAGTAAACGGAATATCCAAACTCAAGCACCTTTCACCGGGTAAAATTTTGAATCTTTATCTAGCTATCAGAGAGATAACTTGTGCCTTTGGTATTGCACTGTCTGGTCAAGTTCAGTTCATTCGTCCCTTGATTAATCCTATGGCACAAGCTTCTGCCAGTGTTAAAGGAGCTTTATCTCCAAAAAAGGTCGATTTGATAAAGGGCCAGTCAGCCGCAATTGATAATATTGGTAACTTTTATGCCCAAAACCTCTTCATTGCATCCAGTGGCGTATTGTTGATGTCTAGCACGATGAAATCCCTAGGACATGCAGTCTCACCAAATGAGATTGCTCTATATTCAATTCCTGTAGCTTTAATCGCTTTTGTTCTAACATTTTATTACAATATGAGATTTGATAAGAAGCTACAAAATTAATTTTAAGGGGATCATCTCTAATGAACACAAATAATATTTTAGAGTTTTTCTACATGTTGATCGGTTTGATTATGTTATTTTCTAGTATCGAATCATTCCGTGATAAAGAGAATCCTGCCAGAATTGGTACAGGTCTATTTTGGTTGATACTAGCTGTCATATTCGCCTTTGGTGAAGCAATACCAAGTTTTATCGTTGGAATCTTAGTTGTTTTGATTGGGGTCCTTTCATTATTCAAACAAGTAAAAGTCGGACGTATCAAGGAAGTAGACAGCAAAGTAGCTGAGAAATCTGCCAAAAAATTGGGTGCTTGGTTGTTCTTTCCAAGTGTTGTTTTAGCAATCTTGTCCGTCTCGATCGGACAATTTACTTCACTTGGTGGACAAGTCGGTATTGGTATTGCCTCAGTTGTTTCGTTGATCATCGCTATAATCATGACCAGATCCAGTGGTAAAACTGCTTATCATGATAGTGAGAGAATGGTTAGATCAGTTGGTACTGCCGGTATTCTACCGCAACTACTGGCCACTTTAGGTGTTATCTTCACCGCTTCTGGAATTGGGGACTTAATTTCCAAATCTATTTCAGGAATTTTCCCAGTTGGTAATCATCTACTCGGAGTCATCTTATACGGTGTTGCCATGGCTGTATTTACAATGATCATGGGGAATGCTTTCGCTGCCTTTGCGGTTATCACGGCTGGTATCGGTATACCGTTCATAGTCATGCAAGGTGGTTCACCCATTGTTGTTGCCGCATTGGGGATGACTTGTGGATATTGTGGTACTTTACTGACACCAATGGCTGCCAATTTTAATTCACTGCCAGTGGCTTTAATGGAAATGAAAGATAATCTCGGTGTCATAAAGCAACAGATACCAATTGCCTTCTCATTATTAGCTATTCAAATAGTTCTCATGTATGTACTAGCATTTTAAAAAATTAAGGAGAAAATTTATGAAAATTTTAGTTACAGGCTTTGATCCATTCGGTACCGACAAAATCAATCCAGCTATTGAAGCAGTCAAAAAACTTCCTGACAATATTTCTGGTGCAGAAATTATCAAACTGGAGATCCCAACGATTTTTAATAAATGTGCTGAAGTAGTACACAAAAAAATTGAAGAAGTTAAACCAGACTACGTCTTAGATATCGGACAAGCCGGTGGACGCTTTGCGTTAACACCTGAACGAGTAGCTATTAACTTTGACGATGGAAGAATCAAGGACAACGCCGGATATCAACCTAGAAATACTCCAATCCATGAAGACGGTCAAAACGCCTACTTCACACAATTGCCAGTTAAAGCTATGGCAACTGCCATTCAAAATGCTGGACTGCCCAGTTATGTCTCAACTACTGCCGGCACATATGTCTGCAATCACATCATGTATCAAGTCCAATACTTCATTGATAAGGACTTCCCTGACTTAAAAGCTGGATTTATGCACATTCCATTTTTGCCTGATCAAGTTGTTGACAGACCAGGTACAGCTTGCTTGTCGCTGGACGATGATGTCCGTGGTATCACTGCTGCTATTGAGGCTATTGTTCAACGTGATGGTAAGGGTGATCTGGATGTTATTGGTGGTAGTGTTGATTGATTAGATGATAGTAATAGTTTTGAATACTTGAAATAAAAAAGATTCTCATCGTTTTTGATGAGAATCTTTTTATTTCTTACGGATATTAATTGTAAATCATAGTGCCGTTACAAAAGTTAAAATGCCTAAAACAATTCCAGGTAGATTAGCGATTATTACTGGCCAATCCTTTTTTCTTTTCAATAATCCGTAAGAAACCCACAAAGTGCTGTTCAAGGCGGCACATAACGGCTGTAAAGGGCTGCCTTTACTACCAGCCAAATTATTCATTATTTGTGGAATATAAGAAACATACATTAGTATCGAGAAGATTGTTGCTAGTCGACTAACATAAAACAACATATTTTTATTTGCTCTTTGAATTTTTGGTTGATTCATATTTTCCCTCAATATTTCAAATTATCACTAGATAGCATTCTTCCATTAGTATCAATAACACGTTTGTACCATTCAAAAGATTTCTTCTTAGTACGTTTCATAGTTCCATTACCCTGATCATCTAAATCTACATAAATCATTCCATATCTTTTTGACATTTGACCAGTTGAAGCACTAACTAAGTCAATACATCCCCAGGGAGTATATCCAATAATATCAGCACCATCAGATATTGCATCTCCAATGGCTTTGATATGGGATCGTAAATAATCAATCCGATAATCATCGTAAATTTTACCGTTATCTTCAACTTTGTCCTTAGCACCTAATCCATTTTCAACCACAAAAATAGGCTTTTGATAGCGATCATACAACTCATCCAAAGCAATTCTTAATCCAGTTGGATCAATTTGCCAATCCCAATCATTGACCTTCAAAAATGGATTTCTGACACCACCCATCAAATTTCCGGCTACTTGCTCATTAGAAATCCCAGTAACCTCAACTACAGTCGACATGTAATAACTGATAGAAATGAAATCTACTGGATAATTCTTAATCTGTTGCAAATCAGGTTCCGTGATTTCTAAATCAGACATTTCAAAACCATACTTAGAAAACAAACGCTTTGTATATGCTGGATATTGTCCGCGAATTTGGACATCTCCACAGAAATAATTGAAATCTTGATTATTTTGCAAGTTTGCTAACTGATTCCTTGGATCAGAATTATATGCATAAGAAGTCGCATATAACAGCATACAGCCAACCTTGATTTTTGAATTGAAATGGTGTGCAATTTCGACCGCCTTAGCACTGGCAACGAATTGGTTATGCCAAGCTTGGAAGACATTTTGCTTGTCATTACCTCCATTACTTGGAACTAATCCTTGACCCATAACAGGATGCTGCATAGCAGAATTGATCTCATTAAAAGTTAAGAAGTAATGAACCTTATCACCAAATGACTCGATGACTGTCTTGGCATATCTTTCAAAGAAACCAATCAACTGACGATTCTTCCAGCCTCCGTAGTCCTTAGCCAAAGTTAGGGGCATCTCATAATGAGATAACGTAATCACAGGTTCAATTTTATATTTCAAACATTCCTCAATGATGGCTCCGTAGAACTTCAAACCAGATTGATTAGGTTCTTTTTCATCTCCACGAGGATAAATACGACTCCAAGCAATAGAAAAGCGATATGATCTAAATCCCATTTCAGCAAACAAAGCGATATCTTCTCGATAATTATGGTAATGATCAATTCCCAAATGATTTGGATAATTATATTTTTGCTCATCAATTTGCCATTTGAAATCTGGTGATTGAACTACTTCAAATCGTTGCTTTCCTCCGGGAAGTGCATCAGCTATGGACAAACCGCGGCCATCTTGATTGAAACCACCTTCCAATTGATTAGCAGCCGTAGCTCCTCCCCACATGAACTCTTTAGGAAATTCATAATTACTTTTTTTCATTTATACACTACCTACACTTTTAAATTCTTTGTCACCTATTTCAAATTTTGAAATAGCACCGTATAAATTAGCATTATTATAAAATTTTGAACTGACAATTTTAGGCTTTTCTAAAGTTTGATCAACAAACTCATTCTCAGACCTTAATTCGTCAAAAGCTTGTTTTATACCTTCCACAACAATTTTTTGACGTGAAATCCCTCCACCAATAACATATTGATCTACATCCAATACTGTTTGCATATTGTGAATTAATAATGCAATACTCCAGCAAAAATCTTTAAATCGAGCTTGAGCAAAAACATCCTTATTTCTAATTAATTCAAATACTTGTGGACCATCATTTTGATCTACTAAATTATAATGACTAGCAATATCTTGAACTAGCCCTACTGCAGATCCTTTTCCACCCATTAAATTATCTTTATCAAACTTGCCACAACTCATGAAACTAACTTCACCAGCTTGGCAGTGGCTTCCATAAACTAAGTGATGATTCAAAACTATTCCAGAACCTACGCCAGTCCCTAGAACCAACATAACTCCATTATTAATGTCCTCCAATGAACCTTGCCACATTTCAGCTAAAGCAGCAGCCTTAGCATCATTTTCAACAAAGATGGGCAACTTTGTATCAAGTGCCTCTCCAAATGAGATGCCATCTAAAAAGGGAAGTGAACCTCCAAAGCTAACCCTTTTGTCTTTAGCATTAACTTTTCCAGGAACACTAATACCGATACCAGACGCTTGATGGAATTTTTGAATAATTTCATTAAGTCTCTTTAAGAATTCACTTTGCGAAGTCTTGATAGTATCTTCAGAATATTTCTTCAAAAGTTGTCCTTGATCGTTGATCAAGGCATATTTTAGTTTGGTTCCACCAATATCAAAGGCTAAATAGGTTTTCATTTATCTATCTCCTACTCTATTTACTATTACCATATTTTTTATTATCGTGATTCTGTTATTATTAATTTGTTAGTTATCACTTTTTTTTAACAAATAAAGCTTTTTAATTGAGGTACAAATATGAACTTTAAAACAATTACTGACTATTTCCATGATGCAACTAATCTATCGATCTTTATTTTTAACATCCAAAATAAAGATATTTATTTATCTAAAACTCCCATTACCCCGATGCTACCGAATAATCTCAAAATAAAATTACTTAATAATATCAATAAAGAAATAACAATCTCAATTTTTTCAAATATTGGTGCCATTGCTACTTTTCAACTGAATAATACAAAGTTCATTATTTGGGCCACTTCAAATGCCATTACAGGTAATGGAAAATACGATGATAAAATTCCATTAATTGACTTTAATACTTTTAAATCACAGTTGACTCTCTTCTACATATCCTTAACTCAAGACACCCCTACATTCTCTAGTAATCAACTAGATTTAATTGATTATGATATTATTGATCGTCCCAACCAACAAATCGAATCATTCAATGAACATAAGCCATCACACAATGGTTATCTAGCTGAACAAAAAATGTTACTTGGAGTTGAACATGGTAATCTCAATGAATTCAACGACAATTACGTTAATTTCATGAATAAAGGTAACTTCGGAGTTCTATCTCCTGATGATCTACGAAGTAAAAAGAATATTACTGTGGCTGCAACAACCTTATTTACCCGTGCTGCCATTCGTGGTGGTATGTTTGCTGAAGATGCCTATAATTTGAGCGACGAATGTATTAAAAAGACCGAGTCCATCAGAAATATCACTAATATTTACGAATACACACGAACGATTGGTGAGAGATTTGTTAAAAATGTTG
This region includes:
- a CDS encoding PEP phosphonomutase, which produces MVKRLISANTSEVLAMNGQELKQSIKASEGRVVLSENVVGHEALDGLTTSEIAAAFGADLILLNGLDVLNPLILGLYEGEGTLATAKAHHDGQSIKKLQKLVGRPIGVNLEPVDPNADMSEDRLIIPEGRMASEKTIKEVAKLGFNFVVLTGNPGTGVTNAQIAANIKVAKANFKGLVIAGKMHGAGVNEPVVSKEATESFLEAGADVILVPAVGTVPELDDAELKEIVKLAHSKNALVMSTIGTSQEGSGASYIENIAIRNKIIGVDIQHIGDAAWGIQSPIDNIYALSKAIRGERHAIQRMARSINR
- a CDS encoding PTS sugar transporter subunit IIC, translated to MSKEKNSGISEFVEKKLMPVAVKIGGFKPLIAIRDGIALSMPLIIVGSVFLILGSLPITAWTNWIAATSSHGVSVADVFNKITNGSFGLLGVIGAFGIASSYAEQYKTDGKSAGVIAVSSFFVLTPSIMSGDKVPLEGMPYGYLGSKGLFIALIIGLITGYVFQWFINHDIQIKMPETVPPAVSKSFSALIPGAVIIMFFGLIYAVLEWTGIGNAHELLLNILSKPLGLLGDTLGGTVVAIMLNSLFWFVGIHGGNIINPIIQPIWLMNTDANRLLFKAGNLDLAHGGHIITQPFIDNFVYMGGGGATIGLVLCIGILVITHQASKQATILAPLTITPGLFNINEPTMFGLPVVLNTTLVIAFVLAPIVNAITTYFAMKTGIVPLPIGAVVPWTMPPVISGFLATNSWTGSVLQLVNVVLDVIIYFPFMYTLNKQQKLEEAGEI
- a CDS encoding DUF969 domain-containing protein — protein: MEYLKLIGIVIIILGFALHFDTLAVVITAALATGLASGMSITHLLSLLGQGFMDNRMVSLFLITLPMIGVVERHGLKQAAVNGISKLKHLSPGKILNLYLAIREITCAFGIALSGQVQFIRPLINPMAQASASVKGALSPKKVDLIKGQSAAIDNIGNFYAQNLFIASSGVLLMSSTMKSLGHAVSPNEIALYSIPVALIAFVLTFYYNMRFDKKLQN
- a CDS encoding DUF979 domain-containing protein is translated as MNTNNILEFFYMLIGLIMLFSSIESFRDKENPARIGTGLFWLILAVIFAFGEAIPSFIVGILVVLIGVLSLFKQVKVGRIKEVDSKVAEKSAKKLGAWLFFPSVVLAILSVSIGQFTSLGGQVGIGIASVVSLIIAIIMTRSSGKTAYHDSERMVRSVGTAGILPQLLATLGVIFTASGIGDLISKSISGIFPVGNHLLGVILYGVAMAVFTMIMGNAFAAFAVITAGIGIPFIVMQGGSPIVVAALGMTCGYCGTLLTPMAANFNSLPVALMEMKDNLGVIKQQIPIAFSLLAIQIVLMYVLAF
- the pcp gene encoding pyroglutamyl-peptidase I, whose protein sequence is MKILVTGFDPFGTDKINPAIEAVKKLPDNISGAEIIKLEIPTIFNKCAEVVHKKIEEVKPDYVLDIGQAGGRFALTPERVAINFDDGRIKDNAGYQPRNTPIHEDGQNAYFTQLPVKAMATAIQNAGLPSYVSTTAGTYVCNHIMYQVQYFIDKDFPDLKAGFMHIPFLPDQVVDRPGTACLSLDDDVRGITAAIEAIVQRDGKGDLDVIGGSVD
- a CDS encoding glycoside hydrolase family 1 protein → MKKSNYEFPKEFMWGGATAANQLEGGFNQDGRGLSIADALPGGKQRFEVVQSPDFKWQIDEQKYNYPNHLGIDHYHNYREDIALFAEMGFRSYRFSIAWSRIYPRGDEKEPNQSGLKFYGAIIEECLKYKIEPVITLSHYEMPLTLAKDYGGWKNRQLIGFFERYAKTVIESFGDKVHYFLTFNEINSAMQHPVMGQGLVPSNGGNDKQNVFQAWHNQFVASAKAVEIAHHFNSKIKVGCMLLYATSYAYNSDPRNQLANLQNNQDFNYFCGDVQIRGQYPAYTKRLFSKYGFEMSDLEITEPDLQQIKNYPVDFISISYYMSTVVEVTGISNEQVAGNLMGGVRNPFLKVNDWDWQIDPTGLRIALDELYDRYQKPIFVVENGLGAKDKVEDNGKIYDDYRIDYLRSHIKAIGDAISDGADIIGYTPWGCIDLVSASTGQMSKRYGMIYVDLDDQGNGTMKRTKKKSFEWYKRVIDTNGRMLSSDNLKY
- a CDS encoding ROK family protein, producing the protein MKTYLAFDIGGTKLKYALINDQGQLLKKYSEDTIKTSQSEFLKRLNEIIQKFHQASGIGISVPGKVNAKDKRVSFGGSLPFLDGISFGEALDTKLPIFVENDAKAAALAEMWQGSLEDINNGVMLVLGTGVGSGIVLNHHLVYGSHCQAGEVSFMSCGKFDKDNLMGGKGSAVGLVQDIASHYNLVDQNDGPQVFELIRNKDVFAQARFKDFCWSIALLIHNMQTVLDVDQYVIGGGISRQKIVVEGIKQAFDELRSENEFVDQTLEKPKIVSSKFYNNANLYGAISKFEIGDKEFKSVGSV
- a CDS encoding helix-turn-helix domain-containing protein produces the protein MNFKTITDYFHDATNLSIFIFNIQNKDIYLSKTPITPMLPNNLKIKLLNNINKEITISIFSNIGAIATFQLNNTKFIIWATSNAITGNGKYDDKIPLIDFNTFKSQLTLFYISLTQDTPTFSSNQLDLIDYDIIDRPNQQIESFNEHKPSHNGYLAEQKMLLGVEHGNLNEFNDNYVNFMNKGNFGVLSPDDLRSKKNITVAATTLFTRAAIRGGMFAEDAYNLSDECIKKTESIRNITNIYEYTRTIGERFVKNVAQIKRQNIPSIIYRAQEYIYDNLSTVEDVGEIAQSVGCSKSYLMHLFKDTTGISVIEFLTAQKILSAKQLLIFTQLPINEIATLMGYKNQSQLSRTFKKMTGVSPINFRKSQHI